The proteins below are encoded in one region of Phaeodactylum tricornutum CCAP 1055/1 chromosome 3, complete sequence:
- a CDS encoding predicted protein (DNA gyrase A subunit, highly closed to Thalassiosira protein thaps1 167163.) produces the protein MQYALSIIMGRAIPDARDGLKPVHRRILYAMDQLSLYPNTGHRKCARVVGEVLGKFHPHGDMAVYDALVRLAQHFSTAYPLIDGHGNFGSIDADPAAAMRYTECRLTKLSQAALLEDLQDDTVDFLPNFDGNEIEPAVLPAKLPILLLNGSSGIAVGMATNIPPHNLNEIMTACTALVKARQGGAAVTDKKLLQMVPGPDFPTGASILSTGGTEKLYTTGNGGIVMRAVTKIEKITTGRKSSITRTAIIVTELPYQVNKAALLEKIAGLVNEKKLDGIADLRDESDRDGIRVVIELKRDAVAAVVLNNLYKKTPLQTTFSGNFLALMTANRDSSSSLVPQRFTLRQAMDCFLDFRFETIRRKSQFQLTKVNARSHIVAGLLMALDKVDMVIQIVRASADQQAAREALYIELGTSSEQTDAILKLQLGQLTRLNKGKLESEKADLEESRESLTHLLEVDDAVYDVMREEFIDMMKRFGGERKSSIIVEDDGDFCDMDLIENSRSVIVVTRGGYIKRMPLKTFESQGRGTRGKRGTSDGGESADSEVAHCFTCNDHDTLLMVTQNGIAYGLRAYQVPIAGRTAKGQPIPSVLPVRGDEVITAILPVSEFSDEEYVVLTTEQGWIKRTPLDAFEKLSSRGLTIATLEDGDRLKWCHRVRNEDDILIGTVGGMATRFGAAKLRPTGRTSRGVRAMKLREGDTIADMNVLSGKNKEYILTVTAQGYGKRIATSEFRAQARGGVGVIAIKFKRGQEEDKVSCLRIVKDDEEILVITARGIMVRQKASDIPSQGRSATGVMVQRVDDGDHISSVSIVPQYEEIDG, from the coding sequence ATGCAATACGCGCTTTCGATCATCATGGGTCGAGCCATTCCCGACGCACGCGACGGTCTCAAGCCCGTACATCGCCGAATATTGTATGCCATGGACCAGCTTTCCCTCTACCCAAATACAGGACACCGAAAATGCGCGCGTGTTGTTGGGGAAGTCCTGGGCAAGTTTCATCCGCACGGAGACATGGCTGTCTACGATGCTTTGGTTCGCTTGGCGCAACACTTTAGTACGGCCTATCCATTGATCGACGGACACGGAAACTTTGGGTCCATCGACGCGGACCCCGCTGCTGCTATGCGTTACACCGAATGTCGCCTGACAAAATTGTCGCAAGCGGCTTTACTAGAAGATTTACAAGATGATACGGTAGACTTTTTACCCAATTTTGACGGAAACGAAATAGAACCCGCAGTTTTACCGGCCAAGCTCCCGATTCTGCTACTCAACGGTTCGTCGGGCATTGCGGTTGGCATGGCTACCAACATTCCACCGCACAACCTCAACGAGATTATGACGGCCTGTACCGCCTTGGTAAAGGCGCGCCAAGGGGGCGCGGCAGTGACGGACAAGAAGCTCTTGCAAATGGTCCCTGGACCTGACTTTCCCACCGGGGCGTCGATTCTTAGTACCGGCGGTACTGAGAAATTGTACACAACAGGCAATGGTGGGATTGTCATGCGGGCAGTGACCAAAATCGAAAAAATTACGACCGGCCGCAAAAGTTCCATCACACGAACGGCCATAATTGTTACCGAGCTACCGTACCAGGTCAACAAGGCGGCattgttggaaaagattgCGGGACTAGTCAATGAAAAAAAGCTGGACGGTATTGCGGATCTACGCGATGAATCCGATCGTGATGGAATTCGGGTCGTCATTGAGCTCAAACGAGACGCCGTCGCGGCCGTAGTCTTGAACAACTTGTACAAAAAGACACCCTTGCAGACAACTTTCTCTGGGAACTTTTTGGCGCTGATGACGGCGAATCGTGACAGTAGCAGCAGCCTAGTACCACAACGATTCACTCTTCGCCAAGCCATGGACTGCTTTCTTGACTTTCGCTTTGAAACGATTCGTCGCAAGTCACAATTCCAATTGACCAAAGTCAACGCCCGTTCCCATATTGTTGCAGGCTTGTTGATGGCACTGGACAAGGTCGATATGGTCATTCAGATTGTTCGTGCTTCTGCGGATCAGCAGGCTGCTCGAGAAGCTTTATACATTGAGCTCGGCACTTCATCAGAACAAACTGACGCTATTTTAAAATTGCAACTTGGGCAACTTACTCGATTGAACAAGGGCAAGCTCGAGTCGGAAAAGGCCGACCTCGAAGAATCTCGTGAAAGTTTAACACATCTCCTGGAAGTTGATGATGCGGTTTACGATGTCATGAGGGAAGAGTTCATTGACATGATGAAGAGATTTGGCGGTGAACGAAAGTCAAGCATCATTGTTGAAGATGACGGCGATTTTTGCGATATGGACCTTATCGAAAACTCGAGATCGGTTATTGTTGTCACTCGTGGTGGCTACATCAAACGCATGCCGTTGAAGACATTCGAGAGTCAAGGAAGAGGCACTCGCGGCAAACGCGGCACTTCCGATGGTGGAGAGtcagctgacagtgaagtggCACATTGCTTCACGTGCAACGACCACGACACGCTCTTAATGGTTACCCAGAATGGTATTGCCTACGGGTTACGGGCGTACCAAGTTCCTATCGCGGGCCGTACGGCAAAGGGACAGCCCATTCCATCCGTATTGCCAGTTCGCGGTGACGAAGTTATTACGGCGATCCTCCCGGTGTCCGAGTTCTCTGACGAAGAATACGTTGTTCTGACAACAGAACAAGGCTGGATTAAACGAACACCGTTGGATGCTTTCGAAAAATTGTCGAGCCGTGGCTTGACCATCGCTACTTTGGAAGATGGTGATCGCTTGAAGTGGTGTCATCGAGTTCGAAACGAGGATGACATCTTAATCGGCACTGTAGGTGGGATGGCGACTCGATTCGGAGCTGCCAAGCTACGACCCACTGGTCGAACGAGTCGAGGCGTGAGGGCGATGAAGCTCCGGGAGGGCGACACAATTGCAGATATGAATGTACTCagtggcaagaacaaggaGTACATTTTAACAGTAACTGCACAAGGCTACGGAAAGCGTATTGCGACGAGCGAGTTCCGGGCCCAGGCTCGTGGCGGAGTTGGTGTAATTGCCATTAAGTTTAAAAGAGGGCAGGAGGAGGACAAGGTAAGCTGCCTCCGAATTGTaaaggacgacgaggaaataTTGGTTATTACAGCAAGAGGGATAATGGTCCGACAGAAAGCGTCCGATATTCCGTCACAAGGTCGATCTGCGACTGGCGTTATGGTACAGCGCGTGGACGATGGAGACCACATATCTAGTGTGAGCATCGTACCACAAtacgaagaaattgacggCTAA
- a CDS encoding predicted protein, producing the protein LSHLSKDGTSIHMVDVGRKTVSRRTATAQSRVVLPLEVIEAFAVDERGNMDLVGPKGPIFATAKLAGIMAAKKTSDLIPLCHPLALDQVTLDIRLEDGNTVVIECECRVTHTTGVEMEALTGASIAALTVYDMTKALSHNIRIESTKLLIKTGGKRTVRDEEAASQL; encoded by the exons CTGTCGCATTTATCGAAGGACGGAACTTCGATCCATATGGTGGATGTGGGTAGGAAGACTGTAAGTCGGCGTACGGCTACGGCTCAATCAAGAGTTGTGCTGCCCTTGGAAGTCATTGAGGCTTTTGCAGTTGATGAAAGAGGTAATATGGATTTGGTGGGGCCCAAAGGGCCAATATTTGCGACTGCGAAATTGGCTGGAATCATGGCTGCCAA GAAAACGAGCGACTTGATTCCACTCTGTCATCCGTTGGCGCTGGATCAGGTCACGTTGGATATTCGGCTCGAAGACGGCAACACCGTGGTAATTGAGTGCGAATGTCGGGTGACCCATACAACGGGTGTTGAAATGGAAGCTCTGACAGGTGCGAGTATTGCCGCCTTGACAGTATACGATATGACAAAGGCGCTGAGCCACAATATTCGTATCGAAAGCACTAAACTGTTGATAAAAACTGGAGGAAAACGGACAGTAAGGGACGAAGAGGCTGCATCTCAATTGTAG
- a CDS encoding predicted protein: protein MATRKPFTGTEGRRRTALFFAGSFYLFLFVKILRAYRAYNQRDVVEVDQQKQVNRVRGIDLPPHRKPRHHPVRPDSVFRGFQFESNLTMSSDNKPYCESKDRFRRLPLKLNQRVVYLSGKMGHNNGFQTEIQNREIEAIEKLHWLRNASDTIFLYEVPEHWRNHEPYKQHTQFLKDPTHASSTGGGWWFWKPPLILDALKQLSPNDVLVYSDYDQTTWWPALADFIDHILKNPEIDWALPRWQGGTERRYTKQDVFEAYCGKPTSILQDTPQWEAGIHIFRPTRRVIQFVEEWQRATEDYEAISDTESLVPNEPSFVEHRRDQSLLNLMHKCWFTSDEAKYVQAPHPCGWLYGKGLIDFYFITLPSLKTSEELTLLHHRRQRFWASHNRTFEKATDQG, encoded by the coding sequence ATGGCCACAAGAAAACCATTTACCGGGACGGAAGGTCGTCGTCGAACCGCTCTTTTCTTCGCTGGAAGCTTCTACCTGTTCCTGTTTGTGAAGATTTTGCGAGCATATCGAGCTTACAACCAGAGGGATGTTGTGGAAGTTGATCAGCAAAAACAAGTGAACAGGGTTAGAGGAATAGACTTACCACCACACCGAAAGCCTCGACATCATCCTGTGCGTCCTGACTCGGTCTTTCGAGGATTTCAATTTGAGTCAAATCTCACCATGTCGTCCGACAACAAGCCATACTGCGAAAGTAAGGATCGATTCCGCAGACTCCCTCTCAAACTCAATCAGCGCGTTGTTTATCTATCGGGAAAGATGGGTCACAACAATGGCTTTCAAACAGAAATCCAGAACCGAGAAATAGAAGCGATCGAAAAGCTTCACTGGCTACGAAATGCCTCCGATACGATCTTTCTTTATGAAGTCCCCGAGCACTGGCGGAACCACGAACCGTATAAACAGCATACGCAATTCTTGAAAGATCCAACACATGCATCCTCAACAGGCGGAGGCTGGTGGTTTTGGAAGCCACCCTTAATATTGGACGCCCTGAAGCAGCTGTCGCCGAATGATGTGTTAGTATACAGCGACTACGATCAAACAACATGGTGGCCTGCTCTGGCAGATTTTATTGATCACATCTTGAAGAATCCAGAGATTGACTGGGCTCTTCCTCGGTGGCAGGGTGGAACGGAGAGGAGATACACCAAACAGGACGTATTCGAAGCGTACTGTGGAAAGCCGACAAGCATCCTACAAGACACTCCACAATGGGAAGCTGGGATCCATATTTTTCGTCCAACGCGACGCGTAATACAATTTGTTGAAGAGTGGCAGCGAGCTACTGAAGACTACGAGGCAATCTCTGATACCGAATCTTTAGTCCCCAACGAACCATCTTTCGTCGAGCATCGTCGGGATCAATCTCTTCTCAACTTGATGCACAAATGTTGGTTCACATCGGACGAAGCGAAATACGTGCAGGCACCACATCCTTGCGGATGGCTCTATGGGAAAGGATTAATCGACTTCTATTTTATCACTCTACCATCCTTGAAAACATCTGAGGAGCTGACTTTGCTACACCATCGCAGACAAAGGTTCTGGGCCTCTCACAACCGCACTTTCGAAAAAGCTACGGATCAAGGATAA
- a CDS encoding predicted protein, with the protein MSIIIGVIIAFGIRATTWIFNLQKRSHQGDYHKVFNGENFVAWWKDQLLPNLHQHSFIHMDNAVYHKLYGNHAPKWGKLRKQECIDFLLLKGIEVEARCPAVVVKARTKEWILANERFECVRLAEEQGHKVLFTPPYHSDLQPIELTWARIKGNIGRQYSVGTTLALVHERLLHEFKNLEESGHGAIQGMINKCVRIAKTFYDNMPEEELTEEALEDEEDDDYDDYEAGFDAGVPPENTLDEIVVEEELEDVIFAANKDVAMENEDIEDVVSV; encoded by the exons ATGAGCATTATAATAGGAGTGATCATAGCCTTTGGGATCCGAGCGACAACCTGGATATTCAATTTG CAGAAGCGTAGCCACCAAGGGGACTACCATAAAGTTTTCAATGGTGAAAACTTTGTGGCCTGGTGGAAAGATCAGCTGCTCCCCAATTTACACCAGCATTCTTTTATCCATATGGATAATGCGGTATATCACAAATTATATGGGAATCATGCGCCCAAGTGGGGAAAGCTACGGAAGCAGGAGTGCATTGATTTTCTGCTGTTAAAGGGAATTGAGGTTGAGGCAAGATGCCCTGCTGTTGTGGTCAAAGCCCGGACAAAAGAGTGGATCCTTGCAAATGAAAGGTTCGAGTGTGTCAGGTTAGCAGAGGAACAAGGACATAAAGTTCTTTTCACACCACCATATCATAGCGATCTTCAGCCAATTGAGCTGACATGGGCTCGGATTAAAGGTAACATTGGCAGACAGTACAGTGTTGGTACAACACTGGCACTAGTACATGAGCGACTGCTTCATGAGTTCAAGAACTTGGAGGAGTCAGGGCATGGTGCCATCCAAGGTATGATCAACAAGTGTGTCAGGATCGCAAAAACATTTTATGACAACATGCCAGAGGAGGAGTTAACAGAGGAGGCTTTagaagatgaggaagacgacgattaTGATGACTACGAAGCGGGGTTTGACGCGGGTGTACCGCCTGAAAACACTTTAGACGAAATCGTAGTCGAAGAAGAGCTAGAGGATGTAATTTTTGCGGCTAACAAAGACGTTGCCATGGAGAACGAAGACATTGAAGACGTAGTATCGGTATAA